One Helianthus annuus cultivar XRQ/B chromosome 7, HanXRQr2.0-SUNRISE, whole genome shotgun sequence genomic region harbors:
- the LOC110868389 gene encoding dirigent protein 17 — METTLKEDNTDSPTSGIYEIPGEPALVINGVPPVCTSENDNIILCKVENNIDSKMSESFGGWFEGREVQKSFGRKLFNGKVTEFDKETGWYRVVYEDGDFEDLEWHELQEVLIPLDVTIPLKTLASKVIKKKQKDDKKSGRSVTKPKIRQHKRLSSGVEKINVKVKD; from the coding sequence ATGGAGACGACACTCAAAGAAGACAACACAGACTCTCCAACATCCGGGATCTATGAGATACCTGGGGAGCCCGCATTGGTTATTAATGGGGTGCCTCCTGTATGCACCAGTGAAAATGATAATATTATTCTCTGCAAGGTTGAGAATAACATAGATTCTAAAATGAGCGAGTCCTTTGGTGGGTGGTTTGAAGGTAGGGAGGTTCAGAAGTCATTCGGTAGGAAATTGTTTAATGGAAAAGTTACtgaatttgacaaagaaacggGTTGGTATAGAGTGGTTTATGAAGATGGAGATTTTGAAGATCTTGAATGGCATGAGTTGCAAGAAGTGCTTATACCTCTTGATGTTACAATTCCATTGAAGACATTAGCGTCCAAAGTCATCAAGAAAAAGCAGAAAGATGATAAAAAATCCGGGAGGTCTGTTACTAAACCCAAAATCCGCCAGCATAAACGATTAAGTTCCGGGGTGGAGAAAATAAATGTTAAAGTAAAGGATTAA